One Branchiostoma floridae strain S238N-H82 chromosome 1, Bfl_VNyyK, whole genome shotgun sequence genomic region harbors:
- the LOC118429162 gene encoding trypsin-2-like gives MTSKLVRQVQASRHSPAKILQLQNLLDVFLQVSHFSSTMFHPVRVVCLPLFCGLILSTASTSKGKKNADCGGVYTEQEGTITSPGWPDKYPNRRRCVYEIRASPGGKITLQFPTFRLESRMRRYCLDWMKLYDGDTLIERPFCGREIGSDRVFTSKTSKIRVFFKSNYRRRFRGFIGTYKTSNDLQGSVTTPVIVVTTPVVVVTTPVVVGHMSNDSRCGIPAVPRTPWTRPTKGNKIVGGNIAAPGSYPWQVGLLNVHAVRPFCGGALLSENWVVTVAQCIGDPTFLVVVGEHDVNNSPEWKETVEVKQIIVHPDYSDVTLDNNIALVKLESPVSLNDYVQPICLPKRDFKPEGKVVTVAGWGHTSEGGAPSPVLLQAEVPVLTAAECYASYVTNWIIAKSMICTGYAAGGVDTCQGDSGGPVVLFPSEGPAYVVGLVSWGIGCASPGYPGVSTRVSTYVDWIVHNMDD, from the coding sequence ATGACGTCAAAACTTGTCCGACAGGTTCAAGCGTCTCGACACAGCCCTGCAAAGATTCTTCAACTTCAAAACCTTCTGGACGTTTTCTTGCAAGTCTCGCATTTTTCGTCCACCATGTTTCATCCGGTTCGTGTCGTGTGTCTGCCTCTGTTCTGTGGGCTCATTTTGAGCACTGCTTCGACATCCAAAGGCAAGAAGAACGCCGACTGCGGAGGTGTTTACACGGAACAAGAGGGGACTATCACGTCCCCAGGCTGGCCCGATAAATACCCAAACCGACGCCGCTGTGTGTACGAGATCAGAGCTTCCCCTGGGGGGAAAATCACCCTGCAGTTCCCCACCTTCCGCTTGGAGTCACGGATGAGACGTTATTGTTTGGACTGGATGAAGCTTTACGATGGGGACACCCTGATCGAACGCCCGTTCTGTGGAAGGGAAATCGGCTCTGATCGCGTCTTCACCTCAAAAACCAGCAAGATAAGGGTGTTTTTTAAGAGTAACTACAGACGACGATTCCGTGGGTTCATCGGCACCTACAAGACGTCCAACGACTTGCAGGGTAGCGTTACCACACCTGTAATCGTTGTTACCACACCTGTAGTCGTTGTTACCACACCTGTAGTCGTTGGACATATGTCCAACGACTCCAGGTGTGGCATCCCCGCCGTTCCCAGAACACCTTGGACCCGCCCGACCAAAGGGAACAAGATCGTAGGAGGGAATATCGCAGCACCTGGCAGCTACCCTTGGCAAGTCGGTTTATTGAATGTACACGCGGTACGTCCGTTTTGTGGCGGGGCTTTGTTAAGTGAAAACTGGGTTGTCACCGTCGCGCAATGTATTGGTGATCCAACATTTTTAGTGGTGGTTGGAGAGCACGATGTGAACAACAGCCCGGAGTGGAAAGAGACTGTGGAAGTCAAACAAATCATTGTTCATCCCGACTACAGCGACGTCACACTTGATAACAACATAGCCCTCGTGAAGCTGGAGTCTCCTGTATCTCTGAATGATTATGTCCAGCCGATCTGCCTCCCCAAACGGGACTTTAAACCGGAAGGGAAGGTCGTCACCGTAGCCGGGTGGGGTCATACCTCGGAAGGTGGGGCCCCGTCACCCGTCCTGCTACAAGCCGAGGTGCCAGTATTAACTGCCGCTGAGTGTTATGCGAGTTACGTAACCAACTGGATTATTGCTAAGAGCATGATTTGCACAGGGTACGCAGCTGGCGGAGTGGACACGTGCCAGGGAGACAGCGGCGGTCCCGTGGTGCTTTTCCCGTCCGAAGGGCCTGCTTACGTAGTCGGGCTGGTCAGCTGGGGTATAGGCTGTGCGAGTCCGGGCTATCCGGGGGTGAGCACTCGGGTGTCTACATACGTGGACTGGATCGTCCACAACATGGAcgattaa